From one Haloferax marinisediminis genomic stretch:
- a CDS encoding cytochrome P450, translated as MSATPPGPKGIPVFGASRQYARNPFRFLTAVADSYGDVVHFDLGPLDTYMLTNPTDIERVLVSEASKFRKPQFQDRAIGDLLGDGLLMSEGATWQKQRQLAQPAFDMRRISTMAGMMTDRTERMLSEWHDGDVVDVQLEMTRLTVEIIVDAMFGADLDDERIRLIQENLEPLGTRFEPDPIRFLMPDWAPTRENREYHQSLSKLEDLIWDIVDERRGTEYGPTPASSVANSDSVEGEPMDLLSILLRAYDEGEQTEKNLRDELMTMLLAGHDTTALTLTYAWYLLSQHPEAEAKLHRELDDVLGGRTPTFKDVRQLTYTERVLNESMRLYPPVYVMFREPKVDVRLGGYRIPEGSAIMLPQWVVHRSERWWNNPLEFDPDRWSPERTRDRPRFAYFPFGGGPRHCIGKHLSLLEGRLILGTVAQQYELDYIRDEPFSLRGSLTMHPQEPMGMRLHARED; from the coding sequence ATGAGCGCGACCCCTCCCGGTCCGAAGGGAATCCCAGTCTTCGGCGCCAGTCGGCAGTACGCCCGCAACCCGTTCCGGTTCCTGACGGCAGTGGCGGATTCCTATGGCGACGTGGTCCACTTCGACCTCGGCCCGCTGGACACCTACATGCTGACGAACCCGACCGACATCGAACGCGTCCTCGTGAGCGAGGCGTCGAAGTTCCGAAAGCCGCAGTTCCAAGACCGGGCAATCGGTGACTTGCTCGGCGACGGCCTCCTCATGAGTGAGGGCGCGACGTGGCAGAAGCAGCGCCAACTCGCCCAACCCGCGTTCGACATGCGCCGTATCTCGACGATGGCGGGGATGATGACCGACCGCACCGAGAGGATGCTCTCGGAGTGGCACGACGGCGACGTGGTCGACGTGCAACTGGAGATGACGCGACTGACCGTCGAGATAATCGTCGACGCGATGTTCGGCGCGGACCTCGACGACGAGCGTATCCGACTGATTCAGGAGAACCTCGAACCACTCGGGACACGGTTCGAACCCGACCCGATTCGCTTCCTCATGCCCGACTGGGCACCGACGAGAGAGAACCGCGAGTACCACCAGTCGCTGTCGAAGCTCGAAGACCTCATCTGGGATATCGTCGACGAGCGCCGCGGGACCGAGTACGGACCGACGCCGGCGTCGTCGGTGGCGAACAGCGACTCGGTCGAGGGAGAACCGATGGACCTCCTCTCGATTCTCCTCCGCGCCTACGACGAGGGCGAACAGACGGAGAAGAACCTCCGCGACGAACTGATGACGATGCTGCTCGCGGGCCACGACACGACAGCGTTGACGCTCACGTACGCGTGGTACTTGCTGTCTCAGCATCCCGAGGCCGAGGCGAAGCTCCACCGCGAGTTGGACGACGTGCTCGGCGGACGAACGCCCACGTTCAAAGACGTTCGGCAGTTAACGTACACAGAACGCGTCCTCAACGAGTCGATGCGGCTGTACCCGCCGGTGTACGTCATGTTCCGTGAACCCAAAGTCGACGTACGTCTCGGTGGCTACCGTATCCCCGAAGGGTCGGCGATTATGCTCCCACAGTGGGTCGTCCACCGCTCGGAACGCTGGTGGAACAACCCACTGGAGTTCGACCCCGACCGCTGGTCACCGGAGCGGACGAGAGACCGACCACGGTTCGCCTACTTCCCGTTCGGTGGCGGGCCCCGCCACTGCATCGGCAAACATCTCTCGCTGCTCGAAGGGCGACTCATCCTCGGGACAGTCGCACAACAGTACGAACTCGACTACATCCGAGACGAACCGTTCTCGCTTCGTGGGTCGCTGACGATGCACCCCCAAGAACCGATGGGGATGCGACTGCACGCCCGCGAAGACTGA
- a CDS encoding 2'-5' RNA ligase family protein has protein sequence MYSLNVPVPGRVARLASDLFPYLASFDRVRDRHTLVCKRFESDDFARLRERLRQTLRGAPAFEARVTGIDFFEHPPRGSAPVVYLVVESPGLEDLHWRLVEEYGAVDALEGDDYVPHVTLARGGDVSDARAVASQQFDPVEWTVSRVDLYDGNFRETAASISLPA, from the coding sequence GTGTACAGTCTGAACGTCCCGGTTCCGGGGCGGGTCGCCCGCCTCGCGTCCGACTTGTTCCCGTACCTGGCCTCGTTCGACCGGGTCCGTGACCGGCACACGCTCGTGTGCAAGCGCTTCGAATCCGACGACTTCGCCCGACTCCGCGAGCGCCTTCGGCAGACACTCCGCGGTGCACCGGCGTTCGAGGCCCGTGTGACGGGTATCGACTTTTTCGAACACCCGCCACGGGGGTCTGCACCGGTCGTCTACCTCGTCGTCGAGAGTCCCGGGCTCGAAGACCTCCACTGGCGACTCGTCGAGGAGTACGGCGCGGTCGATGCGCTCGAAGGCGACGACTACGTGCCGCACGTCACACTCGCTCGCGGTGGCGACGTTTCGGACGCTCGCGCGGTTGCGAGCCAACAGTTCGACCCAGTCGAGTGGACCGTCTCCCGTGTCGACCTCTACGACGGGAACTTCCGGGAGACTGCAGCGAGTATCTCGCTCCCCGCCTGA
- a CDS encoding DUF7554 family protein produces the protein MKLNRDGIDVEDLLKLVLVLVLIWLVLEIVGEILGLFTMLLGPLKPLLGLVVAALIVLWLLDRI, from the coding sequence ATGAAACTGAATCGAGACGGTATCGACGTAGAGGACCTCCTGAAACTCGTGTTGGTCCTCGTCCTCATCTGGCTGGTGCTCGAAATCGTCGGTGAGATTCTCGGACTCTTCACGATGCTCTTGGGCCCGCTCAAGCCGCTCTTGGGCCTCGTCGTCGCAGCGCTCATCGTCCTCTGGTTACTCGACCGTATCTAA
- a CDS encoding SPFH domain-containing protein produces the protein MDSVFYQLGRLSSNSSGVESSASVGGSSRIPRWLGPLALAVALFGIAVVVLPVTPLTLAGYVVLALAIAAVYDAVEIVQAYEKRTLTVFGDYKGILDPGINFVPPFVSKTYRFDMRTQTLDVPSQEAITEDNSPVTADAVVYIRVMDPERAFLEVDNYRRAVSLLAQTTLRAALGDMELDETLARRDHINARIRRELDEPTDEWGVRVESVEVREVKPSADVENAMEQQTAAERRRRAMILEAQGERRSAVEKAEGDKQSNIISAQGKKQAAILRAQGDAISTVLRARAAESMGERAIIDKGFETLSSIGTSPSTTYVLPQELTSLLGRYGKGLSGSDVQKAAGLGSQEFDEDTRELIGLDDIDEILSELGSIQTDDLSTDGVDIEIEDGGVEMESQK, from the coding sequence ATGGACAGTGTATTTTACCAACTTGGGAGGCTCTCCAGTAACTCGTCGGGAGTCGAGTCGTCGGCCTCGGTCGGCGGGTCGTCCCGCATCCCACGTTGGCTTGGTCCCCTCGCACTCGCGGTTGCGCTGTTCGGCATCGCCGTCGTCGTCTTGCCCGTCACGCCACTGACGCTCGCCGGATACGTCGTCCTCGCACTCGCCATCGCGGCGGTGTACGACGCCGTCGAAATCGTTCAGGCGTACGAGAAGCGGACGCTCACCGTCTTCGGAGACTACAAAGGAATTCTCGACCCGGGAATCAACTTCGTCCCACCGTTCGTCTCGAAGACCTACCGCTTCGACATGCGGACGCAGACGCTCGACGTGCCGTCACAAGAGGCCATCACCGAGGACAACTCGCCGGTGACCGCCGACGCCGTCGTCTACATCCGGGTGATGGACCCCGAGCGCGCCTTCCTCGAAGTCGACAACTACCGACGGGCCGTCTCACTGTTAGCACAGACGACGCTCCGTGCCGCCCTCGGTGACATGGAACTCGACGAGACGTTGGCGCGACGCGACCACATCAACGCACGCATTCGCCGAGAACTCGACGAACCGACCGACGAGTGGGGCGTCCGCGTCGAATCCGTCGAAGTGCGTGAAGTGAAACCGTCTGCAGACGTCGAGAACGCGATGGAACAGCAGACTGCCGCCGAACGCCGCCGCCGCGCCATGATTCTCGAAGCGCAAGGTGAGCGGCGCTCGGCCGTCGAGAAAGCGGAGGGTGACAAGCAGTCGAACATCATCAGCGCACAGGGGAAGAAACAGGCCGCCATCCTCCGTGCACAGGGTGACGCCATCTCGACGGTGCTCCGGGCCCGCGCCGCGGAGTCGATGGGCGAACGCGCCATCATCGACAAAGGGTTCGAGACGCTGTCGAGTATCGGCACGTCACCGTCGACGACGTACGTCCTCCCGCAGGAACTCACGTCACTGCTCGGACGCTACGGGAAGGGCCTCTCCGGGTCCGACGTACAGAAAGCCGCCGGCCTCGGCAGTCAGGAGTTCGACGAAGACACCCGAGAACTCATCGGACTCGACGACATCGACGAAATCCTCAGCGAACTCGGGTCGATCCAGACCGACGACCTGTCTACCGACGGTGTCGACATCGAAATCGAAGACGGCGGCGTCGAGATGGAGTCGCAGAAGTAG
- a CDS encoding universal stress protein yields MYDHILLPTDGSDATKATIDHATTLAQTYDATVHVLSVADSRNRFESPSAGIAPNVWKESERERAEAAVDAAVDALPDDVPTERIIEEGVPDSVIAEYTDDADIDVVVMATHGRTGLDHYLIGSVTERVVRQSSAPVLTVRASNDD; encoded by the coding sequence ATGTACGACCACATCCTGCTCCCGACCGACGGTAGTGACGCGACAAAAGCAACGATCGACCACGCCACGACGCTCGCACAGACCTACGACGCGACGGTTCACGTGCTCTCGGTCGCCGACTCGCGCAACCGGTTCGAGTCGCCATCCGCTGGTATCGCCCCCAACGTGTGGAAAGAGTCAGAACGCGAACGCGCCGAGGCCGCCGTCGATGCCGCGGTGGATGCACTCCCCGACGACGTGCCCACCGAGCGCATCATCGAGGAAGGCGTTCCGGATTCGGTCATCGCCGAGTACACCGACGACGCCGACATCGACGTCGTCGTGATGGCGACCCACGGCCGAACCGGCCTCGACCACTACCTCATCGGGAGCGTCACCGAACGTGTCGTCAGGCAGTCGTCCGCTCCGGTCTTGACGGTCCGGGCGAGCAACGACGACTAA
- a CDS encoding sulfite exporter TauE/SafE family protein: MSSQSLSHVQKSFLKYQHILVFIAPVLFIAAVFTVAPTPTDVGMDYWLNYWWLFPVFVLGATTVNTVGISGSALFVPFLIFIFPVFAHPLEPATIVKVGLISEAFGLSSSAVAFIQYGLVDRRLALSLVAGSIPFVVGGALLSFIIPEVVFHALLGIALLAASYLLFKADLGHEEPGSSSSEHAAATDGGTVTSSLPNDPGKLGPAGVRTDDDGTVTRVDREGDDYKYTRSGYLRRFANYSIGGTFQGLAGFGVGELGIISMLSTKVPVRVAIGTNHIVVALTAILASLVHVFGGGLVGGHTLSLASTPWNMVVFTVPATVLGGQIAPYVSNALETETIKTFVGGLFAVISVALFLMAAGI; encoded by the coding sequence ATGAGCTCTCAGTCTCTCAGTCACGTCCAGAAGTCGTTCCTGAAGTATCAACACATCCTCGTGTTCATCGCACCCGTGCTGTTCATCGCCGCCGTCTTCACTGTGGCTCCAACGCCCACTGACGTCGGTATGGACTACTGGCTCAACTACTGGTGGTTGTTCCCGGTGTTCGTCCTCGGGGCAACGACTGTGAACACGGTCGGAATCAGCGGGTCGGCACTGTTCGTCCCGTTCCTCATCTTCATCTTCCCGGTGTTCGCACACCCGCTCGAACCTGCGACCATCGTGAAGGTGGGACTCATCAGCGAAGCGTTCGGCCTGTCTAGTTCGGCCGTGGCGTTCATCCAGTACGGTCTCGTCGACCGACGGTTGGCGCTCAGCCTCGTCGCCGGGTCGATTCCGTTCGTCGTCGGGGGTGCCCTGCTCTCGTTCATCATCCCCGAGGTCGTCTTCCACGCGCTCCTCGGCATCGCGCTCTTGGCCGCGTCGTACCTGCTGTTCAAGGCAGACCTCGGTCACGAAGAGCCGGGTAGCTCGAGTTCCGAACACGCCGCAGCGACCGACGGCGGAACCGTCACGTCGAGTCTTCCGAACGACCCCGGTAAGCTCGGTCCAGCGGGCGTCCGCACCGACGACGACGGAACCGTCACCCGCGTCGACCGCGAAGGTGACGACTACAAATACACCCGTAGCGGCTACCTCCGTCGCTTCGCCAACTACAGCATCGGCGGCACGTTCCAGGGGCTCGCTGGCTTCGGTGTCGGCGAACTCGGTATCATCTCGATGCTCAGCACGAAAGTGCCCGTCCGCGTCGCAATCGGTACCAACCACATCGTCGTCGCGCTGACCGCCATCCTCGCGTCGCTCGTGCACGTCTTCGGTGGCGGCCTCGTCGGCGGCCACACCCTGAGTCTGGCGTCGACGCCGTGGAATATGGTCGTCTTCACCGTCCCTGCGACGGTCCTCGGCGGCCAAATCGCGCCGTACGTGTCCAACGCACTGGAGACTGAAACCATCAAAACCTTCGTCGGTGGCCTCTTCGCAGTCATCTCTGTCGCGCTGTTCCTGATGGCTGCAGGCATCTAA
- a CDS encoding NUDIX hydrolase encodes MATATQLTFAAGGLLRRDDGRICLVYRPRYDDWSLPKGKVKSGETLVETAIREVAEETRSSVECGRFAGRYEYVVDADADTESGPKGVFIWHMHLVDEDPFDPDDEVGAREWVSPEDALDVLTYENERALVRRVFGSID; translated from the coding sequence GTGGCTACTGCCACCCAACTCACGTTCGCCGCTGGTGGCCTCCTCCGACGCGACGACGGGCGCATCTGTCTCGTCTATCGTCCGCGGTACGACGACTGGTCGCTCCCGAAGGGGAAGGTCAAATCGGGTGAGACACTCGTCGAGACTGCGATTCGAGAAGTCGCAGAGGAGACTCGCTCCTCGGTCGAATGCGGCCGCTTTGCCGGGCGTTACGAGTACGTGGTCGACGCCGATGCCGACACGGAGAGTGGCCCAAAAGGGGTCTTCATCTGGCACATGCACCTCGTCGACGAAGACCCGTTCGACCCCGACGACGAGGTGGGTGCGCGCGAGTGGGTTTCCCCCGAAGATGCCCTCGACGTTCTGACCTACGAGAACGAACGCGCCCTCGTTCGACGGGTGTTCGGGTCTATCGACTGA
- the uvrB gene encoding excinuclease ABC subunit UvrB, whose protein sequence is MSESGPLSADRPEAEREFRVDAPFEPAGDQPEAIEALARAYGEGADIQTLLGVTGSGKTNTVSWVIEEIQKPTLVLAHNKTLAAQLYEEFKGLFPDNAVEYFVSYYDYYQPEAYIEQTDTYIDKDMSINEEIDRLRHSATRSLLTRDDVIVVASVSAIYGLGDPKNYTDMSLRLEVGEELDRDELLGRLVDLNYERNDVDFHQGTFRVRGDTVEVFPMYGRYAVRIEFWGDEIDRMMKLDPLEGEVKSSEPAVLIHPAEHYSIPEEQMEQAIGEIEELMEERVKYFQRQGDLVAAQRIEERTTFDIEMMRETGHCSGIENYSVHLSDREVGDAPYTLLDYFPDDFLTVVDESHVTLPQIKGQYAGDKSRKDSLVENGFRLPTAYDNRPLTFEEFEEKTGKLLFVSATPSDYEREHSEQIVEQIVRPTHLVDPKVEVAEATGQVDDLMARIDARIDRDERVLVTTLTKRMAEDLTEYLEEAGVDVAYMHDETDTLERHELIRSLRLGDIDVLVGINLLREGLDIPEVSLVAILDADQQGFLRSETTLVQTMGRAARNVNGEVVLYADEVTDAMDAAISETQRRRRIQQEFNEEHGYTPKTIEKEVGETNLPGSKTNTRGVSGDKPADADEAVEQIAFLEDRMQEAADNLEFELAADIRDRIQKLRREFDVDGLEDGVAPEYPDEDDDGLTPPDEF, encoded by the coding sequence ATGAGCGAGTCCGGTCCCCTGTCTGCCGATAGACCCGAGGCAGAACGCGAATTCCGCGTCGACGCCCCCTTCGAACCGGCGGGAGACCAACCCGAAGCCATCGAGGCGTTGGCCCGTGCGTACGGTGAGGGTGCGGATATTCAGACGCTCCTCGGTGTCACCGGTTCCGGCAAAACCAACACCGTCTCGTGGGTCATCGAAGAGATTCAGAAACCGACGCTCGTCCTCGCGCACAACAAGACGCTCGCTGCCCAGTTGTACGAGGAGTTCAAGGGACTCTTCCCCGACAACGCGGTGGAGTACTTCGTCTCGTACTACGACTACTACCAACCCGAGGCGTACATCGAACAGACCGACACCTACATCGACAAGGATATGTCCATCAACGAGGAAATCGACCGACTTCGCCACTCTGCGACCCGGTCGCTCCTCACCCGTGACGACGTCATCGTCGTGGCTTCCGTCTCGGCCATCTACGGTCTCGGTGACCCGAAGAACTACACCGACATGTCCCTCCGCCTCGAAGTCGGCGAGGAACTCGACCGCGACGAGCTACTCGGCCGCCTCGTCGACCTGAACTACGAGCGCAACGACGTGGACTTCCATCAGGGGACGTTCCGCGTCCGCGGCGACACCGTCGAAGTGTTCCCGATGTACGGCCGCTACGCCGTCCGCATCGAGTTCTGGGGCGACGAAATCGACCGGATGATGAAACTCGACCCGCTCGAAGGCGAGGTTAAATCGTCCGAACCGGCCGTCCTCATCCACCCGGCGGAACACTACTCCATCCCCGAAGAACAGATGGAACAGGCCATCGGTGAGATTGAAGAACTGATGGAAGAGCGGGTGAAGTACTTCCAGCGACAGGGTGACCTCGTCGCCGCCCAGCGCATCGAAGAACGGACCACTTTCGACATCGAGATGATGCGTGAGACGGGCCACTGCTCCGGCATCGAGAACTACTCGGTCCACCTCTCGGACCGCGAAGTGGGTGACGCCCCCTACACGCTCCTCGACTACTTCCCCGACGACTTCCTCACCGTCGTGGACGAATCGCACGTGACGCTCCCACAAATCAAGGGACAGTACGCCGGTGACAAGTCTCGTAAAGATTCGCTGGTCGAAAACGGGTTCCGTCTCCCGACGGCCTACGACAACCGGCCGCTGACGTTCGAGGAGTTCGAAGAGAAGACGGGCAAGTTGCTGTTCGTCTCCGCGACACCGAGCGACTACGAGCGCGAACACTCCGAGCAAATCGTGGAGCAAATCGTTCGACCGACCCACCTCGTGGACCCGAAAGTCGAAGTCGCGGAGGCGACGGGACAGGTCGACGACCTGATGGCCCGAATCGACGCCCGAATCGACCGCGACGAACGCGTGCTCGTGACCACGCTCACGAAACGGATGGCCGAAGACCTCACCGAGTACCTCGAAGAGGCGGGCGTCGACGTGGCCTACATGCACGACGAGACCGACACGCTCGAACGCCACGAACTCATCCGGTCGCTCCGCCTCGGCGACATCGACGTGCTCGTCGGCATCAACCTCCTCCGTGAGGGCCTCGACATCCCGGAAGTGTCGCTCGTCGCCATCCTCGACGCCGACCAGCAGGGCTTCTTGCGCTCTGAGACGACGCTGGTCCAGACGATGGGCCGGGCCGCCCGCAACGTCAACGGCGAAGTCGTCCTCTACGCCGACGAGGTCACCGACGCGATGGACGCCGCCATCTCCGAGACGCAGCGTCGTCGTCGTATCCAACAGGAGTTCAACGAAGAACACGGCTACACGCCGAAGACCATCGAGAAGGAAGTCGGCGAGACGAACCTCCCCGGGAGCAAGACGAACACGCGCGGCGTCTCGGGCGACAAACCTGCGGACGCGGACGAAGCAGTCGAACAAATCGCGTTCCTCGAAGACCGGATGCAGGAGGCCGCCGACAACCTCGAATTCGAACTCGCCGCCGACATCCGCGACCGTATTCAGAAACTCCGCCGTGAGTTCGACGTCGACGGTCTCGAAGATGGTGTCGCACCCGAGTACCCAGACGAGGACGACGACGGTCTCACCCCACCAGACGAGTTCTGA
- a CDS encoding DUF7553 family protein produces MTREELQKASQLLKEAAESTDGEVQTRLYDQSDQLAKLADREQGPDHGRLARHMTVLHDLADQLDGDAAEKVREARQQVLEYRKTVPGV; encoded by the coding sequence ATGACACGAGAAGAGCTCCAGAAGGCGAGTCAACTGCTCAAAGAGGCCGCCGAAAGTACCGATGGAGAAGTCCAGACCCGTCTCTACGACCAGTCCGACCAGTTAGCGAAACTCGCCGACCGCGAGCAGGGACCGGACCACGGGCGACTCGCCCGACACATGACCGTCCTCCACGACCTCGCCGACCAACTCGACGGTGATGCCGCCGAGAAAGTTCGAGAAGCCCGACAGCAGGTCCTCGAATACCGAAAGACCGTCCCCGGCGTCTGA
- a CDS encoding transcription antitermination protein — protein sequence MSDFLDSLRDAHETPLSRLGSSKALFAVTGGEMNGDAVRAAAAAEAAAAVDLFDTWADDEPNDDAATLFSDLADTAREHAETVNADPEGDAPTIYSVLADFDTTDERLGGALARAVVSLKAVEQMVGFFIGDADPKAANTFRTLKSDLQEQVEGLADAVEELVDDEDAARAAADTVVEAAYDEYVETLEGMGIKPKNVC from the coding sequence ATGTCCGACTTCCTCGATTCCCTCCGCGATGCGCACGAAACACCCCTCTCCCGACTTGGGTCTTCGAAGGCGCTGTTCGCCGTCACTGGCGGCGAGATGAACGGCGACGCCGTTCGTGCCGCCGCCGCGGCAGAGGCAGCGGCCGCTGTCGACCTGTTCGACACGTGGGCCGACGACGAACCGAACGACGACGCCGCAACCCTGTTTTCGGACCTCGCCGACACGGCCCGTGAGCACGCCGAAACCGTGAACGCTGACCCTGAAGGCGACGCACCCACTATCTACAGCGTTCTCGCTGACTTCGACACGACAGACGAGCGACTCGGCGGCGCGCTCGCGCGTGCGGTCGTTTCCCTCAAGGCCGTCGAACAGATGGTCGGTTTCTTCATCGGCGACGCCGACCCCAAGGCCGCCAACACCTTCCGGACGCTCAAGTCCGACCTGCAGGAGCAGGTCGAGGGCCTCGCAGACGCCGTGGAGGAACTCGTCGACGACGAAGACGCCGCCCGAGCCGCTGCCGACACGGTTGTCGAGGCTGCCTACGACGAATACGTGGAGACGTTGGAGGGGATGGGAATCAAGCCGAAGAACGTCTGCTGA
- a CDS encoding short-chain fatty acid transporter, whose amino-acid sequence MTNVVRAAAENSSKLVERYLPDAFLFAVILTGVAFALAMVFVAPADGVGMAGHAQNLLLDGWYGGFWNLLSFGMQMTLILMTGYALAQTRHVDALLTKLARIPNSEKGAAAMVPVVAAAASFVHWGLGLVVGALFARKIASEFRAIDFPIVVAGAYSGFVVWHGGLAGSIPLLLNTEGNFLIEAGVLSSTYATGGTIFTVANLVLVVAVGFLFLPALFALMYPKSDAKKTPIDPEELEASADGGTTNVSLPDDASIATRIEHSGLVATGIGLAGLLAVALYFGEGITNGTMPWNNLNLNIVNFAFLFLGLTLHGTPKAYVESIVEAVENVWGIILQFPFYAGIMGIMAYAPGESVSLATQIAQGMVAVSPDGALPAIAFFTAGLVNFFVPSGGGEWAVIGETLVKAAQASGTSIPRVAMAAAWGDAWTNMIQPFWAIPLLSISGLSVRDIMGYCVMVLLGAGVLVTVGISVLPM is encoded by the coding sequence ATGACGAACGTTGTCAGAGCAGCCGCAGAGAACAGTTCGAAGCTCGTCGAGCGCTATCTGCCCGACGCGTTCCTCTTCGCCGTCATCCTCACCGGCGTCGCATTCGCGTTGGCGATGGTGTTCGTCGCCCCGGCCGACGGTGTCGGCATGGCCGGACACGCACAGAATCTGCTCCTCGATGGGTGGTACGGCGGGTTCTGGAACCTGCTGTCCTTCGGGATGCAGATGACGCTCATCCTGATGACCGGGTACGCGCTCGCGCAAACCCGGCACGTCGACGCACTGCTGACCAAACTGGCGCGGATTCCGAACTCCGAGAAGGGCGCCGCAGCGATGGTTCCCGTCGTCGCCGCCGCCGCGTCGTTCGTCCACTGGGGACTCGGTCTCGTCGTCGGGGCACTGTTCGCTCGGAAGATTGCCTCCGAGTTCCGCGCAATCGACTTCCCAATCGTCGTCGCAGGTGCGTACTCAGGGTTCGTCGTCTGGCACGGTGGCCTCGCAGGGTCGATTCCGCTCTTGTTGAACACCGAGGGGAACTTCCTCATCGAAGCGGGCGTGCTGAGTTCGACGTACGCGACCGGTGGAACCATCTTCACCGTCGCGAACCTCGTCCTCGTCGTCGCCGTCGGGTTCCTCTTCCTGCCCGCGCTCTTCGCGCTGATGTACCCGAAATCCGATGCGAAAAAGACGCCAATCGACCCCGAAGAGTTGGAGGCGTCGGCCGATGGGGGGACGACGAACGTCTCGCTTCCTGACGACGCGTCCATCGCGACCCGTATCGAACACTCTGGCCTCGTGGCGACTGGAATCGGTCTCGCCGGACTCCTCGCAGTGGCCCTCTACTTCGGTGAAGGCATCACCAACGGGACGATGCCGTGGAACAACCTCAACCTGAACATCGTCAACTTCGCGTTCCTCTTCCTCGGCCTGACGCTCCACGGGACGCCGAAGGCGTACGTCGAATCCATCGTCGAAGCAGTCGAGAACGTCTGGGGCATCATCCTCCAGTTCCCGTTCTACGCCGGTATCATGGGCATCATGGCCTACGCACCCGGCGAGTCGGTCAGCCTCGCGACGCAAATCGCACAGGGTATGGTCGCCGTCTCTCCGGACGGCGCACTCCCTGCGATCGCCTTCTTCACGGCCGGCCTCGTGAACTTCTTCGTTCCTTCCGGCGGTGGCGAGTGGGCCGTCATCGGTGAGACGCTGGTCAAAGCAGCGCAGGCGTCCGGCACCTCGATTCCGCGCGTTGCGATGGCCGCCGCGTGGGGTGACGCGTGGACGAACATGATTCAGCCCTTCTGGGCGATCCCGCTGCTCTCCATCAGCGGCCTCTCCGTCCGCGACATCATGGGCTACTGCGTGATGGTACTCCTCGGGGCGGGCGTGCTCGTCACTGTCGGTATCAGCGTCCTCCCGATGTAA
- a CDS encoding sulfurtransferase produces the protein MSNSDYAKDVLVSADWVESHLDEFQSDDSAYRLVEVDVDTEAYDDSHAPGAIGFNWESQLQDQTTRDVLTKEDFEDLLGSHGISEDSTVVLYGDNSNWFAAYTYWQFKYYGHEDVRLMNGGRDYWVDNDYPTTDEVPSYPEQDYAAKGPYEEIRAYRDDVQKAVDKGLPLVDVRSPEEFSGEILAPPGLQETAQRGGHVPGASNISWAATVNDDGTFKSAEELGDLYAAEGIEGGESTIAYCRIGERSSIAWFALHELLGYDNVTNYDGSWTEWGNLVGAPVEKGN, from the coding sequence ATGTCCAACTCCGATTACGCGAAGGATGTTCTCGTCTCAGCGGACTGGGTGGAAAGCCACCTCGACGAGTTCCAGAGCGACGACTCGGCGTATCGTCTCGTCGAAGTCGACGTCGACACGGAGGCGTACGACGACAGTCACGCCCCCGGTGCCATCGGCTTCAACTGGGAGTCCCAACTGCAGGACCAGACCACGCGCGACGTCCTGACGAAGGAAGACTTCGAGGACCTCCTCGGTTCCCACGGCATCTCCGAGGACTCGACGGTCGTCCTCTACGGTGACAACTCGAACTGGTTCGCTGCGTACACCTACTGGCAGTTCAAGTACTACGGTCACGAGGACGTTCGCCTCATGAACGGTGGTCGCGACTACTGGGTCGACAACGACTATCCAACCACCGATGAGGTTCCGTCCTATCCGGAACAAGACTACGCGGCGAAGGGTCCTTACGAAGAGATTCGTGCCTACCGCGACGACGTCCAGAAAGCAGTCGACAAGGGCCTTCCGCTCGTCGACGTTCGCTCGCCCGAAGAGTTCTCTGGCGAGATTCTCGCACCGCCGGGACTCCAAGAGACCGCCCAGCGTGGTGGCCACGTCCCCGGCGCGAGCAACATCTCGTGGGCCGCGACGGTCAACGACGACGGGACGTTCAAGTCCGCCGAGGAACTCGGTGACCTCTACGCCGCTGAAGGCATCGAAGGCGGCGAGTCCACCATCGCCTACTGCCGCATCGGCGAGCGCTCGTCCATCGCGTGGTTCGCGCTCCACGAACTGCTCGGCTACGACAACGTCACCAACTACGACGGGTCGTGGACGGAGTGGGGCAACCTCGTTGGCGCACCGGTCGAAAAAGGAAACTGA